The Bufo gargarizans isolate SCDJY-AF-19 unplaced genomic scaffold, ASM1485885v1 original_scaffold_1636_pilon, whole genome shotgun sequence DNA segment TGTAGCCACTAATTCCAGGTTCTTTTCCCATTTATCatattaaaaataagaaaaattattaaaTTGCCGCTCCTACATGACCGTACGTGTGCCGAAAAACCGTACACCGTCCAGCTATTAGAAAACCGTAACTCCTTTATTTCATTATTAATAATGCAAACCGAGACAGAGATCAGGACAGGCAAACATCCCATAATAACACCGACCCACTGCCGAAAAGTACAGAATGGTCCAACAGTGAGTGCCAGTGTCCCTCACTCGCCCAATGCGTTTCGCCAGCCCAGTGTCCCTCACTCGCCCAATGCGTTTCGCCAACCCAATGTCCCTCACTCGCCCAATGCGTTTCGCCAGCCCAGTGTCCCTCACTCGCCCAATGCGTTTCGCCAGCGGGCTTCCGCAGGGTAAATTATTCAATCTGTTAATTCTATTTCATGCAGAGGTCGCACTacgttttttccagaagagtaaaaaataCACCTTTTGCCATTTTTGAAGAGCATTTTTTGCCTGAGGAGGAGTACGAAAGCTGCAGTAATACGAATGCATAATACGTGGCCTgcgcttgttcacatctgcgtttgaagcctctgttgcagattctgaacGGACTCCTTCATAGTCGGCTGTTCAGCCTCTTCCCTGTCAGGCCGGCCTCACGTTACATTTACtgtacacaaaaatatatatatatattaccagaCGCCATACTGTGCCATCCATCGCCACAGAGTTCCATCCGTCTGAGGCGTCCGTTAATGTATAcggtttttgtatatgttaaatgtaTGACAAAAACCCACCTTTACGTGCCCGATCCAgcacttctgttatttttgttGCTCTGCTCATCTAACGGAGCAGAACAGAAATAAATAGTGGTGGTGTGAACGGGGCCTAAGAGGAGCGGGTGTATGCAGGGGACCATTACTACACACCATCAGGcaattatagccaagtgataagtCCAGTCCAATGTGGCGAAATTAACCTTGTACTTTATCAGTtgtctataatagcctgcctgcattcactacaccagatgcatcagtgtgtgatgtgtgtgtattgcactgtgtgtgtgtacactGAACACTGTGTGTGGTATACATGTGCTGTCACCTTGATGTCCGGGGCTGTTGGTCACCTCTGAGGAGTCCTCTTCAGCTCCTCCGCCGCCATGTTCCCCGGGGTCCTTCTGCAGCTCATCCGCCCTCCTTACTGCAGAAACTCCCGGTAGCCGGCCACTCCTCCTTTCAGCTCCCGCTGGCTTCCCCTGCAGCAGCGCGCTGTCTCGCTCTGGCGCCCGCCCAAAACATCCAATAGTAAAGCTCCTCACTGTATGGAGCTTTGATATTGGTCATTTCAGGGACAGGCAGCATCACTGCGCTAACTGTGCCGTTCCCTGCGCTGCTGAATGTAGGGGatggtctaaggcatattggtagccttacactttttccagggagtaaatggcctgaacaggcgtcAGTGACTCTTGTACacgcgttattgcgacctctgattTCATGTTAATTATTCTGCTTGATGTCGCCCCAGaaaaaaagatcaaaaagttCCCCCGAATGAAGCTAATAAAAGCTACAGCACACCCTGCCAAAAACAGGCCCTCACAATATGGTGACACGAGGCGCTGACTAATACCTGCAGGTGGTCATCATTTTTATAGGGatattctgagatttttatactgatgagctctccgggacccccgccgatcaactgctTCTCCTAGGCAGAGTGATGAcgcattcatcggtcacgtgagAGAGAGAAATAAACTATGACCCTTGGCAGGAAAAATGAAAGATGTAATTTCCAAAACTGTCCGGGTCCTGAAGGGTTAGACCTGAGGAGGTTGGTGTGGAATCCATTACCTGCCTGATATTAGGATGAGCCCAGTATAGGCCGAGCACTGGGAGATAGCAGGAGAGAAGGTGCACTGAAGGGTTAGACCTGAGGAGGCCGGTGTGGAATCCATTACCTGCCTGATATTAGGATGAGCCCAGTATAGGCCGAGCACTGGGAGATAGCAGGACAGGAGGTGCACTGAAGGGTTAGACCTGAGGAGGCCGGTGTGGAATCCATTACCTGCCTGATATTAGGATGAGCCCAGTATAGGCCGAGCACTGGGAGATAGCAGGACAGGAGGTGCACTGAAGGGTTAGACCTGAGGAGGCCGGTGTGGAATCCATTACCTGCCTGATATTAGGATGAGCCCAGTATAGGCCGAGCACTGGGAGATAGCAGGACAGGAGGTGCACTGAAGGGTTAGACCTGAGGAGGTTGGTGTGGAATCCATTACCTGCCTGATATTAGGATGAGCCCAGTATAGGCCGAGCACTGGGAGATGGCAGGACAGGAGGTGCACTGAAGTGTTAGACCTGAGGAGGCCGGTGTGGAATCCATTACCTGGCTGATATTAGGATGAGCCCAGTATAGGCCGAGCACTGGGAGATAGCAGGAGAGGAGGTGCACTGAAGGGTTAGACCTGAGGAGGCCGGTGTGGAATCCATTACCTGCCTGTTATTAGGATGAGCCCAGTATAGGCCGAGCACTGGCAGATAGCAGGACAGGAGGTGCACTGAAGGGTTAGACCTGAGGAGGCCGGTGTCCATTACCTGCCTGATATTAGGATGAGCCCAGTATAGGCCGAGCACTGGGAGATAGCAGGACAGGAGGTGCACTGAAGGGTTAGACCTGAGGAGGTCGGTGTGGAATCCATTACCTGCCTGATATTAGGATGAGCCCAGTATAGGCCGAGCACTGGGAGATAGCAGGAGAGGAGGTGCACTGAAGGGTTAGACCTGAGGAGGCCGGTGTGGAATCCATTACCTGCCTGATATTAGGATGAGCCCAGTACAGGCCGAGCACTGGGATATAGCAGGACAGGAGGTGCACTGAAGGGTTAGACCTGAGGAGGCAGGTGTGGAATCCATTACCTGCCTGATATTACGATGAGCCCAGTATAGGCCGAGCACTGGCAGATAGCAGGAGAGAAGGTGCACTGAAGGGTTAGACCTGAGGAGGCCGGTGTGGAATCCATTACCTGCCTGATATTAGGATGAGCCCAGTATAGGCCGAGCACTGGGAGATAGCAGGACAGGAGGTGCACTGAAGGGTTAGACCTGAGGAGGTCGGTGTGGAATCCATTACCTGGCTGATATTAGGATGACCCCAGTATAGGCCGAGCGGTATATAGCCAGAATTTTCTGGAACTTTGTGATAGTTGCTCCACAGCCTTGATGGTGGTGTCATACCTCCTGGACTGGAGGCCCGTCCTCCGAGATAAGGTCTACACGTGAGATCAGGTGCCTACAGGTGAAGAGACTGCTTGAATGTATGTGCCATTTACAGAGTGATAGCGACAAGATGATGACGGAGCCTCCAGAGAGCGCTCCCTTATTAACATTGAAGGGGTTCTCCCACAACCAACGTATCCCCTAGCCTCAAGACAGGCGAATGAGCTTGGCCATCTCCTATAGACAGGGAATAGAGCCGTGGTCACACGTGTACTGCCACCCAGTTTACATAGGGGGTTCCTAAGAGGAAAACAGCTGGTACAACCTACATCCCTAAAGAAAAGGACTGCACACCCCATCCCTGCCTCTTCTGCTGACTGATCAGAGCTCACACTCTCCTCTTCAATTCACAGGTATGTGGGCAACCTCTCCAGAGATGTCACCGAAGTCCTCATTCTCCAGTTGTTCAGTCAGATTGGACCATGCAAAAGCTGCAAAATGATCACTGAGGTAGGTGTACCTTCCAGATACTGCAGCAGGTTACAGGCTGGCCTGTCTGCTGAAGGGTCATAGACCATCAGATGTTCTGACCCCTGTCATCATTCCACATCTGGTCTTCGTAAGGAGTGCTTGATCTAGTGGATGGAAGATGGATGAAGGGGTGTGAAGGTGCACAGAGCTGGGAAGTTCATGTTGAGGAATCCAGGGTTTATGTCAGAAGTGCTGGATGTAAGGGGCCTGATATGAGGCACTTTTGCTGGTAGATTTCTGGACGGGATATTGAGGACAATGTAAAGGTCCTGGTTGATGAGGAACAGATTGTACTGCGTGTCCCCTACCAGCAGATCAGGCCTGAGCTCAGGTGGTGAGGATCTGTAATGGAGGCTCTTCTGTCATTTACCTCCATGGAGGGAGAAGCTCAGTGTCCCACTGAACCCAGTATGATTGTGGCCACCTGCCTCTTCcaggagtaaggctactttcacatctgcactttcctttccggtattgagatccgtcacaggAAAGCTTCAGTTTGTCCCCATTCGTTGTCAGTGAACGGCTCGGAGTCACCAGAATGTATTCCGTTCCTTTGGTTGTGCTGCCATACTGGACAGCAATATGCTGCAAGTGTCATGGGATACTGCTCAAGACCaatccggcatgaaacacaatgtaagtcaatggcgcCGGATCCGTCTACTCGGatgcaaaagaaaactgatccggaGCCCGTTGACTtccaatggttttagtgccgtcTTGGTCATTTTAGAGGTAATCCAACcttatctgttcagaacggatgtaGCCTGTCGTATGAtcctaacggaagtgtttttggcAATCGCTGCCAGATCCAgacaaaacgcagatgtgaaagtagccggaCACAAATCGGGAAGGGTCGTGGTTCATGCACCAGTAGGATGATGGTATAAGGAGTAACACTCCCTATTCTCCACCTACAGCAGACTGACGGCCGCAGAGTCGCTGCATCGGTCGGATTCTCCGTCCTGCCAAACACCAGCAATGATCCCTACTGCTTTGTGGAGTTTTTTGAGCATAGAGATGCAGCAGCCGCCTTAGCTGCCATGAATGGTCGGAAGATTTTGGGGAAGGTAAGTAGGGAATAATTTTACCTGTCCTATGGTTGGCGATGTGTGTATCTGCCCCCTGCGGAGAGGGGGCTCTTCAGTGACATGGGGCTTTctcctagagcagggatcagcaaccttcggcactccagctgttgtgaacctacgaatcccagcatgctccattcacttctttgggagttctgagaacagccaaggaggtgtgcatgctgggagtcagtttcaccacagctggagtgccaaaggtggTTGATCCCTGTCCTAGAGGTTTCTTGTGGGTTACTCCCATCATCTTCTGTCATTTACTAGTAATACTcctcttcctgcaggaagtgaagGTCAATTGGGCAACGACTCCGAGCAGCCAGAAGAAGGACACTTCCAGTAAGTAGAGCCCCCTGGTGGTGCCGCCTGCGTGCTGCACAATCCTGCCTTTCATCTGATTGTATGATGCTGCTATTAATCCCTTTTTGTTGCAGGCCCCTCCAGCAGAAAAGGGGTTAAGAGCCTGGGCGATAGCATTTACACCTCCCTGTGCTGTTTAGGCTGCCTCTCTTGGTATTCTCTCTCATTTACCTCTTTCTCACTGGTGGAAGTCACTTTTTGGGGCGCTGGAGCGGTGCTCCTCTCTGCTCGCCCTCACACTTTATTTCCTAGACTGGGACATGTGGATGGCATTAGGCACCCAGTCCGGTGTAGACCCCACGTTGTGCTGGACACGCTTTTGAAGGAGCTTTGTGGCCCGCTGACTAACATGACGCCCTTTCTTTACAGATCACTTTCATGTGTTTGTTGGCGACTTGAGCCCAGAAATCACCACAGAAGACATAAAATCTGCTTTTGCTCCATTTGGTAAAATATCGTAAGTATTTTGGCGCCCAGGAACATGGCTGAGCTCTAGCTCCCGTCTGTCACTGCTCCACACCCAGTGTCCTTGGATATTTCCAAGATGCATTGTGAACTATGATCACAAAAACATGTTTCAGCTAATGGTAGGTGACACCCTGTGTGCCCATTGTGGGTGTTGGCAGTGCCTCCCCATTCTGGATGTGGTGCTCCTGCTGGGTGCTATGCTCTGGCTCTCTCCCAATATAATTTAGTGCTGCCATCCGTTGCCTTGCTCGTGGTTCAGTAAGTATTGGGGCTTGTTTGTGTCTCCATTACCTTGTATGTAGATTGGGAAGTCTCAGACTTTGCTGTCTGTGGTGCCGGGGATCACTGGTGGCAGCAGGCCCGCTTCTCTGGTCATGGACGCCATGGTGCTCCATGTGATGCCACACTCCAGTGCTCTGCGCAGAGACAGCGTGTCTGAAGCAGTGGTGTGGGCAGGGCACGCTCCCCATGAGCCGCTGTGAAATGTCTGCCGGGTGTAAGTCTTTCCTCACTCCCAGTCGCCTCTAAACTGAATAGCATTCTGATTATTTTGCAGAATTGCTGGTAGATGGACAGAATCTTGACGGCTTTCAGCAAGGAGCTGTGCACACTGGACTCagttgtagatttttttattctcctTTCTATTTCCTCTTATTTTATCTCCGTCTCTCTTGATATATGCAGTCTATCAGATATTACACAATACATCTCTGTGTAAGTTTTGTTGTTTTGTACTGGTGTGCTGAAGTTGTTGTTCTTTAGTTTTATTCTCCTTTCTTAAATTTTCTGAAAATGTCAATTTTTCAAAATTTACAGCTGCCCAAACTCCAAAATGGTGGTAAAGAATTGACCAAGAAAAATAAAGAGATCTGTTAACAGGCCATGTATGCCTTTTAATTCCTACTTTTTCCTCTTTTTCAATTTTGATATTTCATATATTCTGAAGCCGTTGATTTTAGTGAGTGCATGGTGGGCCAGGAGTGTTGCGTGCTTAGCCATTTGAGGGGGACTCCAATGTGTAGTGTAACTGCTAGGTTGCATGTTTCTTCCATGTTAATGCTAGAGCTGTGTGCTGTAGATATAATGGGCAGGGAGCAGTGCTAGGCCAGGAGGGCTGACTACACAATGCAGCGGGGTGCTTCCTTTTAGATCTGTATTGATGATTGACGCCGCTGGCTCCTGCTGCTCCCTTGGTCTCACCAGCCTCTGCTCTCTTCTCACAGTGATGCCAGGGTTGTGAAGGACATGGCAACCGGAAAATCCAAGGGCTACGGCTTTGTGTCCTTCTATAACAAGCTGGTAAGTGGAAGTCTGTCTTGTGCTCTGCCCTCTGCTTCTGCTCCAGACTCATCTGTGCTCTTCTTGCAGGATGCAGAGAATGCCATTGTACACATGGGAGGTCAGTGGTTGGGTGGACGGCAAATTAGAACTAACTGGGCAACGCGCAAACCGCCCGCACCGAAAAGCACGCAGGAAAGTGAGTGTCACGGCTCTGTGCCCTGGAGCTTGGTTATTAAGTGTAGATGTAAAGCTAACCATTAATGCACAGGTTTTCCTCTCGCATCAGATAACTCTAAACAGTTGAGGTTTGAAGATGTCGTCAATCAGTCCAGTCCAAAGAACTGCACTGTGTACTGCGGTGGCATCGGCTCTGGTTTAACAGGTGGGTCCCCTCTCTGTGCCCATCACTTGGGTGCTATGCTGCTACCCTGTCTCCTAGGGCTGCACAAATGTCCACAACTTGTACATTAACCTTCtttctattttttaaaacttGTATTGAACTAATGCAATAAAAAAGTACTTTCAGTATCACATAGCCAACTGGTATTGAAGAAGATGGGTCGGCACTGCGGTTTTCATGTGGTGCATGCGCCCCACTAGAGTATAGCGAAGGACTGGCACTCGCTTGCAGTTTGGCTCAGGCTTGAGCCAAAACTAGTCCCTGATGATGCTGTTATGCCTTCATATCGTTAAGAAACTGAGTGCCGCTCCTGCTTCGCTATATACCCAACTGGTGTGACAAGAATCGTGACACTGGTTAGTACATATGTAATATCTCAGAACATAGAGCAATGAAATAGGACTGTGGTTGGGTGTCCTGGAATGTATGGCTGATGATCAAGTATGTGGGGAGTCAGAAGAACACCATTGCCCCCAGATGTTGGCGAGCCTACTAGGGCGGCCCCTAGTTTTATTAACTGTATTTTCATATGTCACTAGGGCTTTCCACTGAGTGAGAGAATCCTATCACCATCCACCTAAGAGCAAGATCGGTAGAATGTGGATATATCCTCCAGAACGGAGGGATGACTATGGATAGGGAGCATTCTAATCTCAGAATTGTTGATTTCTAACAttaatctgttttcccttagtcctaacagcagcacagtaaTGGGGGTATTTCTGCTCCTGTGTAATAGGACAGAAAGGACCTCTAATTATTAGAGACCCCGGAGCCTATATAAGGGGACCGAGCCCCTCCTGTGTCTTTATTATAAAGAAGTATCCTACTTGGCGAGGGAAGCACAGATTAAAGGTAGAAATCAATGCTTCCCTTACGTCCAAACCAGCAGCACAGTAACGGTGAATTAACCAGCAGTATCCCCTTAACGATAGTCCTCCTGTGTGGCGGAACTCAAATAGACCACCACAGAGCAGTCTCCTCTGAAAACCGTAATTTAACATACAGTGCGAGCTGCACGTAAAACCTTCATCTACCAGGATCAGACTTCACCAGCCCAGGAGATGGACTCTGCTCTAACCGAGTCAGACGGATTCCAGTTCTGACTAAAGTAAGCCACGAACCATCTACCCAGGGTGTGTGTGGCAGCACTTAAGCTCTTCCTCCTTCTGGAAATTAACTATTACATTCTAAGGCATTTGGCCGGTATGGACTAAATATTCGGAATCGCGTTTTACCTGGCTCACTGCTGATTTGTGGATAAATTCATCAAGGACTCTTGTGACAAAGATAGACTTGAAAGATTATAAATAGACATGGCCAAAATGTAGACATTTTAGGTTGATGCAA contains these protein-coding regions:
- the TIAL1 gene encoding nucleolysin TIAR isoform X2, whose product is MDDDGQPRTLYVGNLSRDVTEVLILQLFSQIGPCKSCKMITEQTDGRRVAASVGFSVLPNTSNDPYCFVEFFEHRDAAAALAAMNGRKILGKEVKVNWATTPSSQKKDTSNHFHVFVGDLSPEITTEDIKSAFAPFGKISDARVVKDMATGKSKGYGFVSFYNKLDAENAIVHMGGQWLGGRQIRTNWATRKPPAPKSTQENNSKQLRFEDVVNQSSPKNCTVYCGGIGSGLTDQLMRQTFGVFGQIMEIRVFPEKGYSFIRFSSHDSAAHAIVSVNGTTIEGHVVKCYWGKETPDMAKNFQQVDYSQWGQWSHVYGSPQQYGQYVTNGWQVPSYGMYGQTWNQQNFGVEQSQSATWMGGFSAQPPPAAQGPPVIQNPPGYSMTSYQTQ
- the TIAL1 gene encoding nucleolysin TIAR isoform X1; the protein is MDDDGQPRTLYVGNLSRDVTEVLILQLFSQIGPCKSCKMITEQTDGRRVAASVGFSVLPNTSNDPYCFVEFFEHRDAAAALAAMNGRKILGKEVKVNWATTPSSQKKDTSNHFHVFVGDLSPEITTEDIKSAFAPFGKISDARVVKDMATGKSKGYGFVSFYNKLDAENAIVHMGGQWLGGRQIRTNWATRKPPAPKSTQESFPLASDNSKQLRFEDVVNQSSPKNCTVYCGGIGSGLTDQLMRQTFGVFGQIMEIRVFPEKGYSFIRFSSHDSAAHAIVSVNGTTIEGHVVKCYWGKETPDMAKNFQQVDYSQWGQWSHVYGSPQQYGQYVTNGWQVPSYGMYGQTWNQQNFGVEQSQSATWMGGFSAQPPPAAQGPPVIQNPPGYSMTSYQTQ